The Trichosurus vulpecula isolate mTriVul1 chromosome 3, mTriVul1.pri, whole genome shotgun sequence genome includes a window with the following:
- the LOC118842599 gene encoding tetratricopeptide repeat protein 39B-like: MVSVSGLHRIFDDLHRKNGMKYTIHEMYDEKIRQLCSESDEQQLEGFSIGLNPVCDIPVTFSLLRKSNLPFIHITAPCICCFFSPEWKANMAFPRIEMESKEEDHFEDAFEEIPVATSINLTSSLEESTIGLYLFLSNKFSEALDSLRPLYNKSMYHALIYGAIVVFRAFLTFDVQDIELANTTMNEVLKTCENFRKKTSFVNSLSRLIYKQGINKVNEEEFHAELCYAQSLALKASLILLQDESMFGFLKSGINFGLSYQIYKDCQQLLLHLPNYQSKTQKHLAGAIKLGIGIFNLVSALLPPKILPLLNFVGHAGSLELGLTLLYEGASSSSIHNILCLFTLFLYYNYVSVTLGTGKEKKHNFEDLLLSYLRKFPKCVFLVFCYGRLSMLKGNFEFAEIKLQQCIFLQNEWQQLHHFCYWELMWCYIFQQEWHYAYHYADLLCQQSKWSRASYTYNKAAILSMLPAEFVKSIGEDITSLFLKVDSLKIKVLGHSVPVENFAALKSKRYSSTTSWHLAQPVLELMYIWSGFRIIRRRRDLISRWVVLIEKEEAVLRKGRNKDYQIDDMCLVYLLKGLCLKYLRKYWRAELCFNHVIQNEKMIKFDTYLVPYAYYELGILQYRRGDKSTAIRTIKRIKNFKDFSMETRLRLRVHLALQQMTKEK; the protein is encoded by the exons ATGGTGAGTGTAAGTGGCTTACATCGGATATTTGATGACTTGCATAGAAAAAATGGCATGAAATATACCATTCATGAAATGTATGATGAGAAAATAAGGCAGTTATGTAGTGAAAGTGACGAG CAACAACTTGAAGGTTTCAGTATTGGTCTGAACCCTGTATGTGACATACCAGTTACTTTTTCATTACTCAGGAAAAGCAACCTTCCTTTCATCCACATCACTGCACCctgtatatgttgtttttt cTCTCCAGAGTGGAAAGCAAATATGGCATTTCCTAGAATTGAAATGGAAAGCAAGGAGGAGGACCATTTTGAAGATGCCTTTGAAGAAATTCCAGTAGCAACATCAATCAACCTTACTTCATCCTTAGAAGAAAGTACAATAGGATTGTATTTATTTCTAAGTAATAAATTCTCAGAAGCTTTGGATTCACTTCGCCCATTGTATAATAAAAGCATGTACCATGCCCTTATCTATGGCGCTATTGTGGTTTTTAGGGCCTTCCTGACTTTTGATGTGCAAGATATAGAACTGGCAAACACCACAATGAATGAAGTTTTGAAAACTTGtgaaaacttcagaaaaaaaacctcatttgtTAATTCACTGTCTCGTCTAATTTACAAACAGGGAATAAATAAGGTTAATGAAGAAGAATTTCATGCAGAACTCTGCTATGCTCAAAGTTTAGCACTGAAAGCATCATTGATACTTTTACAAGATGAAAGTATGTTTGGTTTTCTCAAATCTGGAATCAATTTTGGGCTAAGTTACCAAATATATAAAGACTGTCAACAGCTATTATTGCATTTACCAAACTACCAAAGCAAAACCCAGAAACATTTGGCTGGAGCAATAAAACTTGGAATTGGAATATTCAATTTGGTATCAGCACTTTTACCACCTAAGATCCTTCCATTATTGAATTTTGTTGGTCATGCTGGAAGTTTGGAATTAGGTCTCACTTTACTCTATGAAGGTGCATCATCTTCCAGTATTCACAACATACTGTGTTTGTTTACCTTGTTCCTATATTACAATTATGTCTCTGTAACTCTTGGaactggaaaggaaaagaagcatAATTTTGAAGATCTCCTTTTAAGTTATCTCAGGAAGTTTCCAAAGTGTGTCTTCCTTGTCTTTTGTTATGGACGCTTAAGCATGCTGAAAGGGAATTTTGAATTTGCAGAGATAAAACTTCAACAATGCatttttttacaaaatgaatgGCAGCAGCTTCATCACTTCTGTTACTGGGAACTTATGTGGTGCTATATTTTCCAGCAGGAATGGCATTATGCTTACCACTATGCAGACCTACTCTGTCAACAAAGCAAATGGTCCAGAGCTTCCTATACATACAACAAAGCTGCCATTTTGAGCATGCTTCCTGCTGAATTTGTGAAATCAATAGGTGAGGATATaacatctttgtttttaaaagtagaCAGTCTAAAAATAAAGGTTTTAGGGCATTCTGTCCCAGTGGAAAACTTTGCTGCTTTGAAATCTAAACGCTATAGTAGTACTACCTCATGGCATTTAGCACAACCTGTTCTGGAGCTTATGTATATCTGGAGCGGCTTCCGAATTATAAGAAGAAGACGAGACCTCATTTCACGCTGGGTAGTACTAATTGAAAAAGAAGAGGCAGTTTTACGGAAAGGTCGAAACAAAGATTATCAGATAGATGACATGTGTTTGGTATACTTACTCAAAGGTCTATGCTTGAAATACCTGCGCAAATACTGGAGAGCTGAGCTATGTTTCAACCATGTTATTCAAAATGAAAAGATGATCAAATTTGACACATATTTGGTGCCATATGCGTACTATGAGCTGGGAATACTGCAGTATAGACGAGGCGATAAGAGCACAGCAATAAGGACCATAAAGCGGATTAAAAACTTCAAAGACTTTTCCATGGAGACCAGGTTACGGCTTAGGGTTCATTTAGCCCTTCAGCAAATGactaaagaaaaatga